The following is a genomic window from Mustela erminea isolate mMusErm1 chromosome 14, mMusErm1.Pri, whole genome shotgun sequence.
ataatttcaaagaacatGGTAAAAAGCCCCAGGAAAACCATACTTCTATTAACTTTGTTTTGCATGATTTCTCTTGGTGCTAAAAGATACATGATCATCACAAGGACATAGAATCATagctatgaaaaaataataaaattgcgTCCTTTTACAAttgtgtataaaaaaaaaaaaaggaaaatcaccaGAACCCTTCAAGTGGTAAGCATGTGGGAGATAATTTTCcctacattttcaaaatgttgtattggccatattattttaaaattttaaaaatgcacttaatGAAAACCACGCAGAATTGAAAACCCCAATCCAAATATGGCCCATAGTGAACTATTCTACAGTACCTAGATAGCTGGTTATCTACAGCAAATCCATAATTCTGAGCCACGTTCCCCTAAATTCCCATAGTTTTGCTTTACATGCTGTCTAGCTGTATAAGTTCAAGTGAAGACATGTATGCGTGTGAAGGTAATTCGGCTTCCAAGAATTTTATATACAGGTAAGCAGAATTGATTTTTGGATGACACCTCTCAGAGTACCACATGTTGAATTAAAGAATCAAGTCAACTGCTCTCAATGGTAGCTCTTTATATCAAAGCATGGCTTTGTTCACTTGTGGCTTTTCCCCAGACATCTAAAGATCCCCATTAAGGATTTAGGACCTCCTTGTAAGTTACACAGAAAGGGTTCAAACCCTCTATTATCGCTTATACCTATTGGAAACATTCTGAATTTCCTGCATTTTTGGAACACCGTGAATGTGTGTTCATATTTCCCTGTTCACACCTGACCAGCACAGAAAGCTCCAGGCTGAATGTTTGAGGTTCCCTGCACTGACTTTGGGAGAAAGTAAGGGCACGTGGATGGTTATGCGAGGGGGCGGATGGGAGGCGTGGTCTCTTCACCGAGAGGAAAGGCTGCATGGGGATGCTGTGTTTTGGGGTCTTTCgtggggaagaggtgggggggggtgattCTGCCTGCGATGTGGGTCTGGACGCACATCCacgagaataaatgaaaaaaatcaaatgttttcaTTGTTGGCAGCACCGGGCACCGAGGCTCCTGCTCCGCTTCTGAGGGTACTGCCAGCCTGGACCCATGCATCGTGTCCCAGGAGGTGACTGAGCCAAGCAAAAGCCCCCAGGAGGCCAGGGACCTGGAAGGTTCTCCGCCAGCCTGCTTACGAGTGCCCTGGGAGCAGGAGTGCCCTTCTGCCTCCATGCCCTTTGCTGAGGGCTCTCCGGACTCTTGCTTGGCGAGCCCAGTAGCAGAACCTAAAGACTGGCCCCTCATTCAACACCCCAGGCGGGAACTGTCCCCAGATGCCTGTGGGGAGGCCCCAACAGCATCTGTCCCTGAGGGGGGCAGTTCTACTCAGTGCAGCGTGGGTGCTGTTGTCCCCAGTGCTGGGCATACATTGTCTTCCTCTAGCCGCACTGACCGGTCCGTGGGGGTTTCACCAGCACCTCATCAAGAGCTGATGAAGGGACAGCCTGGAGAAGATGGCCACCCTGGTGATTTCAAGTCCCAAGGGAATGAGGCTGCAGGTGGCCAGCCCCTAGCAGAGGCCAGTCAGGGGGCGGCCTCTGTGCCACAGGCCCTGGAAGCCCCTGCTGCCGCTCAGCCAGGCAAGGCAGGCTCACCTGGTCCAGAGGAGTCTCCCACAAAGCCTGAGACCCTGACTCTACCAGAGCCAGCCCCCAGAGCCTTGGACAGGGACAAATGCCAAGGAGAGGTGCCACCTCGGGCTTCTGCTGATGGCTCAGGATTGCCCGGGGCCTGCCATCCCATGAGGAGCCCTGCAGGGGCTGCCcaggaagatgacacaaatgcCCGGGAAAACTGCCAGCAGCAAATGAGAGCACTTCTGGCACACGTCGAGCCGCCCTGGGACTCACAGACCTGCACTCCGGTGCCTGGAGCCAGGGGCTCTGGGAAGGAGACCGGGGAGGCCTGCGATGCTCGGGGTCACTTGCAGGCAGGGGGGCCAGGAAGTGAGCCCGGTGCAGCCAACCCTGCAGCAGCAGCCAGCCAGCCCCGAGGGGCTTTGCTCacgagcacagagcctgtcccACCTGCACCGACGGAGGACAAACGTCCAGCTTCGGGCTCCGCTGCATCACCAGCTGCTCAGGCCTCTGCCGCTGCAGAAGAGTCCAGCTGGTTGACTGAGGAGATGGTTTCTGGGGCAGAGATGCCAGTTCTTACGAATCTGGCCAAAGAGTTAGCCGATGCAGGGTTGGCAGGACGGGAGAAGCTCAAATCTGATCTCAGAAGTGAGGGAGAGGGTCTAGGAGGGAACTGTGGTGAAGGCACTGCCCCTTTGCCCCAGGAGGACAGTGGAGAGGTCTCAGTGAGGGACCAGAAAGTCCAACAAGGAGTACTGCCCCCCGGCCCAACCAGTGTATCAGATGAAAAGGCGAGAAGCACACTAGGGCCAAAGGATGAAGCCATGGCCCCTGAAAGCCCAGCTGTGGCTGAGGAGGAGAGCAGACTACCCAGGGCCAACTCTAGGGGACAGGAAGAAGTCCCAGAGCCACTTGATGGTAGAGATCCTGAGAAGCCATGGGAGGAGCAACCCGGGGCCTTAGGCTGCAAGCCCAGCCCAGAGGTGGAAAAAGACGAGGTTTCGAAGCTAAGCCCTGATGTGGACAGCAACGTGCATCCCAGCACCGACTCAGCACAGCCACCCAGGAGGGAGGGTCCCGGGCACACCAATAGGTCTGGCTCTCCACCCGCAGATGCAGTGAGGAGCTCGGTGACCTGTGGGATGATGGGGGAAGCCCATGTGGTCCAGGCCTCTGGCTCACTGCCCAAGAGCCCGGAGAAGGAGCTCGCCCTGCCCCCCGGCCTGGATGGAACTGGTGAACACATTCTTCCCAAAGAAGCTGCCTGGGAGGTGCTGGGATTGCAGACCCGGTGTCCCGACCCCCTTCGGGATGTGGGGGGATTGGAAAGAATGGACGCTCTTCCTGCTTTAGAATCGGAGAAATCAGACGTCCTGTTAACTTCTGCGGCAGAGGTCATCCCCAAAGCCCAGGAGGCGGAGAGCCCATCTGACACAAAGATGAGGAGCTGCCCGTCGGCGCGGAGGCCCAGCAGCTGTGCTGGGGAGGGCTTGCTGACACCCTCGGGCCAACCTTGTGGGCTGGGACGTGAGGCAGCTGGTCAGGAAGTCCATGCTGATGGGCCACATCCCCTCGAGGGCGAGAATCTGGCAGTGGATGGTGGGCTTTCAGTGCTCAGCCAGGAGCGAGATCAGCAGGGAAACCCGTCCTGCGACAGCTGGCCACAAGTAGCTGCTTCTGAGGGGCCCCGAGTATCTTCTGAGAACCGTCTCCAGCCATTGCAATCAGAACCAGAAGCATCCGTGTCTGACATGCTCAGGGAGAAGCCCCAGCAGTGTGAAAATGAGCAAGAGACTTATGCAGGCAGTCAAGGCTTTAAGAACCTGGACACAGATGCTTCTCCAACCCTCCTCCCTGTGGGACCTCTGGAGGACGTGTGCTTGTCCACCCATGGCAGAGAGGAACAAGTTTCCAGACTGGACCTTCAAGGGGAGCTCCCCAAAGGCGGTCTGGCTGCTGCTCCCGGTTTGGCTCCCGGGGGCGTGGTTCCGGGGAGTGCAGCGACAGAAGCACCAGAGCTGTCAGCAACAGTAGGACCGGCGTCGTCAGAGCCAGGGCAGGATGAGCGGGAGGGAGCGTGCCGTGGCAGCCTGCCTTCCGGAGTCTCGCCACCTGCAGCAGATGCCTCCAAGGACTCTCCTCTCGAAGGTCACCTGAGCAGAGAGGAGAGTCGCTGTGCACAGCAGGGGCCCAACAAGCCCCAGCAGGAACGGGCAGGTGTGTCGCAAGCCGGCGGCCGGCATGAAGAAGCATGTCTCAGGGATGCAGAACTTTCTCAAGCCGCTGACGCTCAGCCCCCGCTCCAGGGGTTGGGTAAGACAGAGAAGGCAAGTGGGAACACAGAGGTGACCCCACCTTGTGGGCCTGACTCAGTCGCCCTCCTGGATGCAGCTCAGGGCCCGCCAGCCCCGGCGCCCGCCAGCCTTAGAGTCACACCCAGCCAGGATGCCCCAGACACAGAGGCGTGTGGGGAAACGCAGGGAGGCGGGCAGCAACCCGTGCCGGCCCTGCAGAAGGAAATGGAGCTCCCCACCGCCTCGGATGCCGAGGCCCCGAAGCTCCTGGGAAGTTTCCCAGTGGCCAAGGATCAAGGTGCGGACTGTGGGGCTGCCGAGACTGGTGGGAATGCtgagggaggggagctgggggtgcAGCGGGCTCTGGAGGGGCCCACGGAAGTTGCTCTGAGTGGCGGCTCCCTCCACACTGAGCAGCGCGCCTCCCCTGGGAAGGAAGATTCTACTTTTGCCCCGAGTGAGCCAAGCCGAGCAGCGCAGCTCTCAGCCAGCTGCCAGGATGCCTCGCTGCCAGCCAAAGAACTGGCGGGGATTCCCGGGAGCAAGGTGGATATTTCTGCAGCCCAGGCTGTCCCCGACCCAAAGAGACCCCTGCCACCTGGGCCACCAGAAGAGGCCGCTCCAGATACTCCTTACCTGCACATCAATGGTGCTGCCGGGAAAGGCGCAGGCCCTCGTCCCATTGAAGAGCCCCTTCTGGCCTCGGGACAAGCCACCTCCATGAAGCTTTCTGCCGGCTTGCTCACCCCTCCCTCACAACCAGGAGCAGCCAGTGTGGAGGTCTCTGTGGTGCAAGCGAGCAGTGGAAGCCCCAAAGCTGGAAACGTTGAGGGACCCGCGGGCTCCATCCCCTACTTGGACAGGGCGCCCCTTCTGATGGAGAGTAAGCAGAtgacaggggaggaggaggaggcaagagCGCCGGGTGCAGACACCCAGCCTGGCGGGATGCCAGTGCACCCCATCAGCAAGGAGAGCTTGGCAGGTGAGGTAGCAAGGGAGCCGGACGGCAGTGGGAAGAGGATGGTAGACCCTCCCGAAGATCCACGGAGAGGTGCGTCAGGCGGTGTGGACGCAAGCTCCAAGCAGATCGGCATGATCACGGGGTTCCCTGACTTCAGGGAGCACATCACCAAGATCTTTGAGAAGTCTGTGCTCAGAGCCCTGACCACCGATCGGCCCCAGAGCACAGCGGGAGAAAAGGCAGGAGCCGAGGGGAGCCTGAAGGGTGAGGACCTCACTGGGCCACGCCCAGAGAAGACTCCAGGTGGGGCTCAAGGAGCGGCCATCGCCCCTCTCCTTGCCGTTCCTTCTGGACTCGGGGTggacacaaaggaaaagaagcaagagtTGCCTACAGAGGCTAAGCTCCCCTCTCTGGTCCCCCAGGATCCTGCTCCGGAAAGGCTGCCGGGCTCGGCAACGCCAGCCTCTGAGCCGAGCCTGCCAGGTACCGGTGTGGGAAAGGAAATGACCATTGTCCCACTGATGGTGCAGGACGGTGAGAAGCcagatggggctggggaggccgGGCCGGGGCGTGCAGGCCAGGCCCCCTCCCAGCAGGCTGGGGGCCAGCGAGAACAAGCCTCAGGTCCTTCCCTGCCCACCGCCGTTCTGGAGACTCCCGGGGGAAAAGCTGCGGACTTCCAGGGGGAGCCCCAGAGCCACCAAGAAGGGGCCTCAGTTCCAGAAGGCAGAATTCCTCCTGGAATATACTCCCAGGACCGTCAACCCGGGGAGGATGGTACCTGGGGCTTTGCTCACACAGGGGGTCCGAGTGACGTGCCGTTGTCCACCTCTGTCCTGGGAGCATCTTCTCCCCACAGTGGGGTTTCAACTGTGGCCAAGGCCGTCTGTGCATCCGGGACCCCTGCCGCCCCTGGGAGCGAGCAGAGGTGTGGAGGTGGTGCCCTGGGTGAGCCGGGTGCTCCTGAGCCAGAGGCTGTAGAAGTAACAGCCACGCCCCTGGAGCCTGGCTTGGGGGCAGGAGCTGCTGGGGAAGCAGACGGTGACGTCACTTCGAGCACAGCTGAGACCGCGGCACGTGTGGCTGGGGACCTGCCCGAGACAGGTACAACAAGGATGTTCTCTGGTGCTGCTCACGGGGACGCAGGCTGCTCTGTTGGGGCCCCAGGCTCAGAGGATGCCGCCACTCTGCCGGAGGCCAGCCCGGCCGGGCACCTGCCGGCTAAGGAGCAGCCCGGGCCCCAGCCCCCAACTCCTGTTGGGGGCGGGAAGGTGCACGTCTCTTCACCGCCGGAACCTGACAAGGATCGGGACCCGAGACCCCAAACCCTGGCTCCGGGAGTGCTCCAGGCCGAAAGGTACAGAAAATAACAAACTTCCAGGGGGATGTGGGGCCAGTGTCAAAAGTGAATCCCAGTTTTTAAGAGTCAATCAAATAGATGGGTGGTGCTTTAAAAAGATAGGTTTTCTATGCTTAACGGTTTAAATTTACCTGCTTGCAACTTCTGGATGTGCTAAGATTCTGAAAAAGGTGAGAGAATTGGGCGGAAGTGGGAAGCTGCATGTTGATCCCAAACAGAGCCCCGTTTGCTCTGCGTTCTTGAGTTCATCTCACTCAAACTGTCTGAAAAGAGTGAAATGTGTACTAGCTGGCCACGCTCTAGATGTGTAGGTCAGAGTCAATCACAGGTTTTTCTGGACCCCAAATACCTTTGCTTTTGAATCTGGATTTATTTACACGGAGAGGCCCCGATGATCCAAGAGCATCTCAAAGCCATTGACTGCtggaaggtgatttttttttttctatgcattttgGGGTAGTGGCACCTTAAAGCTTGAATTGGGAGATGGACTGTTTTAGTCACATGTGGAGAGAAATCCCCTTCTTACCATCTATGTCTATGTATTGTCCCAGAagcagccccaggcctggcctaTCCACCTTAACTTCCATTCCCGAGAAGGAAGCTCCAGATGCCCCAGACGAGGTCATCCCGGACGCGGCCAGAAGCGTGGGAGGAGCAGAAAGGTCAGTGAAAAGGGGTCAGCCTTTGCAGAACTATGAGGCCTTCTTCGGAAGACacgaggagaggcagaggagagttCTGTTCACACACGAGTCTTTACATAAGCAAGGAGCAAAGAGCCTTTCCCATTCTTTATACAGGGAAAGCAGTGCCCAAGGTGATGGAAAGCTCCACTGTTATCCTCGGGATGGAGTGAATTTCACGTCTGAGCTTATtaccttaaaacaaaaccaaacagccttattgagatgtaattcacataccatatagttcattcatttaaacTGTACAATTCCATGGCTTCTCAGAGTTGTGCAAACATCCCTACTATCAACTTTAGAACCTtgtcattcccctccccccaaagaaaccctgtacccctTGGACATCACATGCCAACCCCCAGCGCTAGGCAAGCACGAATTTGAGGCAAATGGGTTCAGCCCTGATTGAGTCTCTGGAGCAGGAATGTCGTCTCACCAACCCCAGCCACACTCCAGAGAGATCTCGAGAACAGGGGACAAACGACAGGCGTAACCGTGAACGCCGGACCCTCACACGTGTGTGAAGTGTGCCTCCCACGTCTCTCCCAAGTGAAATGCCACCGAGGATTGTAGAAAAGCAGCTGCTGAGACGGGAAAGGGAGATATTGTGAACATCCTTAGTTAGACCTCTGGCTGTTCTGGtgctctgtgcgtgtgtgtgtgtgagtgagtgtgtgtgtgtgtgtgtgtgtgtatgcgtgtgtgtgtgtgtgtgtgtgtgtgtgtgtgtgtgtgtgtgagtagagCAGGGCTGGACTTTAAATGAGTACCTGGGGCAGCCCAGTGTATCCTACCAAACAGCTGTAGGCACGTTAGAAACGATTTGATTCATAGTGTGCGCACGCGGAAAGAATGTGCGATCACCTGTTTTTCGAGTCTGAgcgcttccccccacccccggctgcctctctgccctgaCCAGGGCGCCTCCTGTAACTCTGGGCCAGCGAGATGCAGGCGCGTGCTGGCCAGGCAGGGACAGGAGTAAGGGACAGGGACACTTGTCTCTGCTGCTGATGTAGCACCAGAGTCCTCCCACGGCCCTTGCTGATCTGTCTCTGTGATGCTCCCAGTTCACCCAGGACAAATATCTCATAGGAaaatcctttccctccccctgatAAGATATGAACCCCCCTCCCAACGTTCCTGGAGGTGTTACCCCTTCTTGGAGTACTTGGGGCCAGACGTATGTATAGTCGTTCAAGAAACAATTCAGGGCTGACCGTTCTAATTGCTTGAACGttttagttacttatttatttgtttgtttttttttaggaaatcttttttttttttttaaagattttatttacttatttgacagagagagagagatcacaagtaggctgagaggcaggcagagagagagagaggaagggaagcaggctccctgctgagcagagagccggatgccgggcttaatctcaggaccctgagccgaaggcaaaggcttaacccactgagccacccagatgcccctgcttaaacattttaaatcataatttCTAAATTAGTATTAGAACTctgtaagaaatagaaaagtataaGGAACGAGAGAAAAGGCCACAACCTCACCACCTAATGGTGACTGGGATTTATGATGTGTATTTTCAGCCactgttttctctgtttaaatATCTGCACAgtgctctttccctttgccatcAGAACTCGGCAAGCCTGTCTTCGTGGCTGAAGGTGTCTGACTTAGCACTTCATTGAGCAGCGGACATTTTGGTGGGTTCCCTTCGCCCTGATGGAGGGTCT
Proteins encoded in this region:
- the TACC2 gene encoding transforming acidic coiled-coil-containing protein 2 isoform X3, whose product is MGNESSTSGSQQENSNLPDVVLWPPKPEPVQKTSPAQSPGSVQPPGRGQNVKGDPENSGSAGHGDLHSTGHRGSCSASEGTASLDPCIVSQEVTEPSKSPQEARDLEGSPPACLRVPWEQECPSASMPFAEGSPDSCLASPVAEPKDWPLIQHPRRELSPDACGEAPTASVPEGGSSTQCSVGAVVPSAGHTLSSSSRTDRSVGVSPAPHQELMKGQPGEDGHPGDFKSQGNEAAGGQPLAEASQGAASVPQALEAPAAAQPGKAGSPGPEESPTKPETLTLPEPAPRALDRDKCQGEVPPRASADGSGLPGACHPMRSPAGAAQEDDTNARENCQQQMRALLAHVEPPWDSQTCTPVPGARGSGKETGEACDARGHLQAGGPGSEPGAANPAAAASQPRGALLTSTEPVPPAPTEDKRPASGSAASPAAQASAAAEESSWLTEEMVSGAEMPVLTNLAKELADAGLAGREKLKSDLRSEGEGLGGNCGEGTAPLPQEDSGEVSVRDQKVQQGVLPPGPTSVSDEKARSTLGPKDEAMAPESPAVAEEESRLPRANSRGQEEVPEPLDGRDPEKPWEEQPGALGCKPSPEVEKDEVSKLSPDVDSNVHPSTDSAQPPRREGPGHTNRSGSPPADAVRSSVTCGMMGEAHVVQASGSLPKSPEKELALPPGLDGTGEHILPKEAAWEVLGLQTRCPDPLRDVGGLERMDALPALESEKSDVLLTSAAEVIPKAQEAESPSDTKMRSCPSARRPSSCAGEGLLTPSGQPCGLGREAAGQEVHADGPHPLEGENLAVDGGLSVLSQERDQQGNPSCDSWPQVAASEGPRVSSENRLQPLQSEPEASVSDMLREKPQQCENEQETYAGSQGFKNLDTDASPTLLPVGPLEDVCLSTHGREEQVSRLDLQGELPKGGLAAAPGLAPGGVVPGSAATEAPELSATVGPASSEPGQDEREGACRGSLPSGVSPPAADASKDSPLEGHLSREESRCAQQGPNKPQQERAGVSQAGGRHEEACLRDAELSQAADAQPPLQGLGKTEKASGNTEVTPPCGPDSVALLDAAQGPPAPAPASLRVTPSQDAPDTEACGETQGGGQQPVPALQKEMELPTASDAEAPKLLGSFPVAKDQGADCGAAETGGNAEGGELGVQRALEGPTEVALSGGSLHTEQRASPGKEDSTFAPSEPSRAAQLSASCQDASLPAKELAGIPGSKVDISAAQAVPDPKRPLPPGPPEEAAPDTPYLHINGAAGKGAGPRPIEEPLLASGQATSMKLSAGLLTPPSQPGAASVEVSVVQASSGSPKAGNVEGPAGSIPYLDRAPLLMESKQMTGEEEEARAPGADTQPGGMPVHPISKESLAGEVAREPDGSGKRMVDPPEDPRRGASGGVDASSKQIGMITGFPDFREHITKIFEKSVLRALTTDRPQSTAGEKAGAEGSLKGEDLTGPRPEKTPGGAQGAAIAPLLAVPSGLGVDTKEKKQELPTEAKLPSLVPQDPAPERLPGSATPASEPSLPGTGVGKEMTIVPLMVQDGEKPDGAGEAGPGRAGQAPSQQAGGQREQASGPSLPTAVLETPGGKAADFQGEPQSHQEGASVPEGRIPPGIYSQDRQPGEDGTWGFAHTGGPSDVPLSTSVLGASSPHSGVSTVAKAVCASGTPAAPGSEQRCGGGALGEPGAPEPEAVEVTATPLEPGLGAGAAGEADGDVTSSTAETAARVAGDLPETGTTRMFSGAAHGDAGCSVGAPGSEDAATLPEASPAGHLPAKEQPGPQPPTPVGGGKVHVSSPPEPDKDRDPRPQTLAPGVLQAERSSPRPGLSTLTSIPEKEAPDAPDEVIPDAARSVGGAERSHVADDVIQPAALEDLENPLLAASSHHGDAPSRVSRDVTAQRSSDSEEAFETPESTTPVKAPPAPPPPPPEVTPEPEVSAQPPLEEPGCGSEPASVPDGPRSSSVEGSPFRPPSHSFSAVFDEDKPIASSGTYNLDFDSIELVDDFQTLEPRCSDSKSQECKVNTRRKSTDSVPVSKSTLSRSLSLQASDFDGASCSGNPEAVALAPDAYSTGSSSASSTLKRTKKPRPPSLKKKQTTKKPTETPPVKETQQEPVEENTVPSEENRALETKPELAKTEGSVPALLEETPLEPTAVPQAACPLDPEGAEGAIPPSSGSGRVQNSPPVGRKTLPLATAPEAVEVTPSDSGGQEDSPVKGLSVRLEFDYSEDKGSWDTQQENPPPTKKLGKKPVAKMPLRRPKMKKTPEKLDNTPASPTRSPDEPNDIPIAKGTYTFDIDKWDDPNFNPFSSTSKMQESPTLPQQSYNFDPDACDESIDPFKTSSKTPSSPSKSPASFEIPASAIEANGADGDGLNKPAKKKKTPLKTDTFRVKRSPKRSPLSDPPSQDSTPAATPETPVISAVVHATDEEKLAVTNQKWTCVTVDLEADKQDYPQPSDLSTFVNDTKFSSPTEELDYRNSYEIEYMEKIGSSLPQDDDAPKKQALYLMFDTSQESPVKSPPVRTSESPTPCSGSSFEETEALVNAGAKIQHPVPRGLAPNQEPHLQVPEKSSQKELEAMTLGTASDAIEITAPEGSFASADALLSRLAHPASLCGALDYLEPDLAEKNPPVFAQKLQEELEFAVMRIEALKLARQIALASRSRQDTKREAAHPTDVSISKTALYSRIGTSEVEKPAGLLFQQPDLDSALRIARAEIITKEREVSEWKDKYEESRREVMEMRKIVAEYEKTIAQMIEDEQREKSVSHQTVQQLVLEKEQALSDLNSVEKSLADLFRRYEKMKEVLEGFRKNEEVLKKCAQEYLSRVKKEEQRYQALKVHAEEKLDRANAEIAQVRGKAQQEQAAYQASLRKEQLRVDALERTLEQKNKEIEELTKICDELIAKMGKS
- the TACC2 gene encoding transforming acidic coiled-coil-containing protein 2 isoform X5 — translated: MGNESSTSGSQQENSNLPDVVLWPPKPEPVQKTSPAQSPGSVQPPGRGQNVKGDPENSGSAGHGDLHSTGHRGSCSASEGTASLDPCIVSQEVTEPSKSPQEARDLEGSPPACLRVPWEQECPSASMPFAEGSPDSCLASPVAEPKDWPLIQHPRRELSPDACGEAPTASVPEGGSSTQCSVGAVVPSAGHTLSSSSRTDRSVGVSPAPHQELMKGQPGEDGHPGDFKSQGNEAAGGQPLAEASQGAASVPQALEAPAAAQPGKAGSPGPEESPTKPETLTLPEPAPRALDRDKCQGEVPPRASADGSGLPGACHPMRSPAGAAQEDDTNARENCQQQMRALLAHVEPPWDSQTCTPVPGARGSGKETGEACDARGHLQAGGPGSEPGAANPAAAASQPRGALLTSTEPVPPAPTEDKRPASGSAASPAAQASAAAEESSWLTEEMVSGAEMPVLTNLAKELADAGLAGREKLKSDLRSEGEGLGGNCGEGTAPLPQEDSGEVSVRDQKVQQGVLPPGPTSVSDEKARSTLGPKDEAMAPESPAVAEEESRLPRANSRGQEEVPEPLDGRDPEKPWEEQPGALGCKPSPEVEKDEVSKLSPDVDSNVHPSTDSAQPPRREGPGHTNRSGSPPADAVRSSVTCGMMGEAHVVQASGSLPKSPEKELALPPGLDGTGEHILPKEAAWEVLGLQTRCPDPLRDVGGLERMDALPALESEKSDVLLTSAAEVIPKAQEAESPSDTKMRSCPSARRPSSCAGEGLLTPSGQPCGLGREAAGQEVHADGPHPLEGENLAVDGGLSVLSQERDQQGNPSCDSWPQVAASEGPRVSSENRLQPLQSEPEASVSDMLREKPQQCENEQETYAGSQGFKNLDTDASPTLLPVGPLEDVCLSTHGREEQVSRLDLQGELPKGGLAAAPGLAPGGVVPGSAATEAPELSATVGPASSEPGQDEREGACRGSLPSGVSPPAADASKDSPLEGHLSREESRCAQQGPNKPQQERAGVSQAGGRHEEACLRDAELSQAADAQPPLQGLGKTEKASGNTEVTPPCGPDSVALLDAAQGPPAPAPASLRVTPSQDAPDTEACGETQGGGQQPVPALQKEMELPTASDAEAPKLLGSFPVAKDQGADCGAAETGGNAEGGELGVQRALEGPTEVALSGGSLHTEQRASPGKEDSTFAPSEPSRAAQLSASCQDASLPAKELAGIPGSKVDISAAQAVPDPKRPLPPGPPEEAAPDTPYLHINGAAGKGAGPRPIEEPLLASGQATSMKLSAGLLTPPSQPGAASVEVSVVQASSGSPKAGNVEGPAGSIPYLDRAPLLMESKQMTGEEEEARAPGADTQPGGMPVHPISKESLAGEVAREPDGSGKRMVDPPEDPRRGASGGVDASSKQIGMITGFPDFREHITKIFEKSVLRALTTDRPQSTAGEKAGAEGSLKGEDLTGPRPEKTPGGAQGAAIAPLLAVPSGLGVDTKEKKQELPTEAKLPSLVPQDPAPERLPGSATPASEPSLPGTGVGKEMTIVPLMVQDGEKPDGAGEAGPGRAGQAPSQQAGGQREQASGPSLPTAVLETPGGKAADFQGEPQSHQEGASVPEGRIPPGIYSQDRQPGEDGTWGFAHTGGPSDVPLSTSVLGASSPHSGVSTVAKAVCASGTPAAPGSEQRCGGGALGEPGAPEPEAVEVTATPLEPGLGAGAAGEADGDVTSSTAETAARVAGDLPETGTTRMFSGAAHGDAGCSVGAPGSEDAATLPEASPAGHLPAKEQPGPQPPTPVGGGKVHVSSPPEPDKDRDPRPQTLAPGVLQAERSSPRPGLSTLTSIPEKEAPDAPDEVIPDAARSVGGAERSHVADDVIQPAALEDLENPLLAASSHHGDAPSRVSRDVTAQRSSDSEEAFETPESTTPVKAPPAPPPPPPEVTPEPEVSAQPPLEEPGNQGCGSEPASVPDGPRSSSVEGSPFRPPSHSFSAVFDEDKPIASSGTYNLDFDSIELVDDFQTLEPRCSDSKSQECKVNTRRKSTDSVPVSKSTLSRSLSLQASDFDGASCSGNPEAVALAPDAYSTGSSSASSTLKRTKKPRPPSLKKKQTTKKPTETPPVKETQQEPVEENTVPSEENRALETKPELAKTEGSVPALLEETPLEPTAVPQAACPLDPEGAEGAIPPSSGSGRVQNSPPVGRKTLPLATAPEAVEVTPSDSGGQEDSPVKGLSVRLEFDYSEDKGSWDTQQENPPPTKKLGKKPVAKMPLRRPKMKKTPEKLDNTPASPTRSPDEPNDIPIAKGTYTFDIDKWDDPNFNPFSSTSKMQESPTLPQQSYNFDPDACDESIDPFKTSSKTPSSPSKSPASFEIPASAIEANGADGDGLNKPAKKKKTPLKTDTFRVKRSPKRSPLSDPPSQDSTPAATPETPVISAVVHATDEEKLAVTNQKWTCVTVDLEADKQDYPQPSDLSTFVNDTKFSSPTEELDYRNSYEIEYMEKIGSSLPQDDDAPKKQALYLMFDTSQESPVKSPPVRTSESPTPCSGSSFEETEALVNAGAKIQHPVPRGLAPNQEPHLQVPEKSSQKELEAMTLGTASDAIEIREAAHPTDVSISKTALYSRIGTSEVEKPAGLLFQQPDLDSALRIARAEIITKEREVSEWKDKYEESRREVMEMRKIVAEYEKTIAQMIEDEQREKSVSHQTVQQLVLEKEQALSDLNSVEKSLADLFRRYEKMKEVLEGFRKNEEVLKKCAQEYLSRVKKEEQRYQALKVHAEEKLDRANAEIAQVRGKAQQEQAAYQASLRKEQLRVDALERTLEQKNKEIEELTKICDELIAKMGKS